The DNA region CCTCGGAACTCCTTCTTAATAAACTACCTACTCTAACAACTAACTCACGAGGGCTGAAGGGCTTTGTAAGATAATCATCTGCACCAATATTAAAGCCATTGATGATGTCATTCTCTTGTATTTTTGCAGTTAGCATAATAATAGGTATTCTGGATTTCTTACGTATTGTTTGGCAGATTTCTTCTCCTGTAATCTTGGGTAGCATTAAATCCAGGACTACCAAATCTGGACTTACCTCATCAAATAATTTTAATGCCTGTTCTCCATCAAAAGCAGTAGATACAATATAATTACTATTTTCTAAATATGCTTTGATAGCATTTACTATTTTTGGTTCATCATCAACAAGTAATATCTTATGATTATTTGCTTTCATTTTTCTCCTAATGTGTTTTGATATCAATACTTAGAGTTTAGTTGTTAAATAATGCAAAAATATTCCTATCCCATCGGATATCATATTGAATTATTATATACCTAAAATGTGGAGATTTTATGAAAGCATAATCAACATAAGATAAACTTGATAAATGTTTTTATTCTACAATCGTAATTCCATTTGGTTCTTCTCCAACAGTAACGGTACCGATCACTTTATTAGTAGCAACATCAACTATTGTTACACTGTCAGAACCTGTATTGGTTACATAAACATTTTTTCCATCCTTAGATATTACTACACCATGTGCTTCCTCTCCTGCAGGAATTTCAGCTACCACAGACATGGAGGTGGTATCGATAACACTGATATTAGCTGATTTATTGTTAGCAACATATACGAATTTACTATCGGATGTTGCATATAGTTGTATTGGTGCTTCACCTACCGGTATCGTTTTGGTAACTTTCATAGAAGACAGTTCAATAACGGCAACACTGTTATCTCCACTTAGGGATACAAATACATATTTTCCGTCCGCCGTAGGTGCTACCTGGACCGGTTTTTTACCTACCTCGACCGTATTGGTAACCTTATTAGTCGCTGTATCGATTACAGATACCGTATCTGAATCAGTATTTGCAACAAGGACATATTTATTATCCGGTGTCATTCTTAAACCATGGGGCATGAGACCAACCAATATTTCTTTTACTTCTCCATTTTCCAAGTTAACAACAGATACATTACCGGCTTCTTCCTCTGTCATATCTACCATGGTTTCAGCAACATCCTCTTCTTTCTCTTCTTCCTCCATCATTCCTCCAATTGACACATAAGCAAGCTTTGAGTCAGGTGAAAAAATAATATGGCTAGGACCCTCTCCTATATTTATAGTATTGACAACCGAATTTGTAGCAGTATTAATCGCAGATATAGAGGCTACTTTTCCTTCTACAACATATACAAATTTTCCATCCGGTGTTGCCTGAACATTATGTGGACCTTTTCCTACAGGTATATCCTTGATTGTTTTCATAGTTTTCGTATCAATTACTGAAACTGAGGAGCTGCCCTCATTAGCTGAGTATACAAGATAATCAGCTACCTTAGTACTATCATTGCCCGTATCATTACTTTCCACATTTCCGATATTCCCAGTATCAACATTATTATCTTCACTGGTTGGTTCCGTAGTAGGACTTATTTGCGGTATTTCCGTTGGTTCAGGACCATTGCCTTCATTTTTTGTGCAAGAAGCAGCAAAGACTATTAAAAGAAATGAGTAGAAAATTATTACTATTTTTTTCATATAAACCTCCGGTTTCATTATTTTATTGTATATTTCCTTTTATTATTTGCTGTTACTTCATTAATAATCCATGCGAAGGAAGAAAGATCATTTTCAGAGTGTAAATGTAAAAATCAAGTATTTTGTATATTTCATTTGAACCATACAAACATAAAAATGAGCAATATATTTAAGGAAGGATTCATTCCGTTCCAAAATATAATGCTCATTATTTACCAAATAAATTGCTCAATGTAGAACTATACTTTTCGTAAATTAATTTTTATACCAATACCTCCAGCAATTACTCCGACTATTTAATTGTTTATCATTTTATTTCTCTTTTTTTAAGATACCGAGATATCAAAAATAAAATCAAACTTCCAATAAACACAAATGATATTAAGAAAATTAATGAGTGTAAGAAAAATGTGTCCGGTAAAATGGTTATCACTGGATCAGTTGAAGGATCAAATAACCAAAAATCATTACGAAAAAATATTTTATGGAAAACAACAAAGGTAGCATCAAAATTAATAATACTAGCTATTGCTGCCATCGCTGGTATAAGCAATACTGCTATTGAAGATACTAATAAGTAGCTATAATCTTTTTTTACTTTTTTATAGATTATAATAGTGCCACATAAAATCAGTGTAATCCCAGCAATATAGTAAAAGGTAGTAAATATATTTTTGACATCGACAAAATGCTGTAATCCATCAAGAGATGATGATAAATCAGGAAGCTTTAAATCACCTTGAAAGAATGGTGAATTATAATCTATTAAAGCATTATAATTATCAATAATAATTTCCTTACTTATTCCAGAATCATTAGCTATATTCAGATAGTCAATATCAAAATAATACAAACTTCTAAAGTTAACTGTTGCAATTACTCCTAACGAAATTATAAATAAAGTAAATAAAATTCCTATTAAAATATCTGTTGCTTTAGGCTTTTTCATGAATTCTCCAATCCCATATTTTCAGAGCGAATTACTACTTCCAATTTTGGAAAATAACCGTTGCCTCAGCTAAAAAGTCTTTTGAAATGGTAATTGAATCATCACTAACTGTTTTATACTCCTCAGTAATAGGAACGGGATTACATCCTCCTCTGGTTACTTCCACATCATCCATCGCGAAACGATTACCACAGTTTTGGCATACTAATACATCCCCCTCCTGTACGTAATATCCACGACCTGATGAATAACAAACCTGACAGGTATTAAATGCTGTTCGTATTGAACCATCTGGTGCCTTTACTGCTAGGGCTTCAAGCTCTATGCCATTAATCTTAGCCGGATAAAACCTAGCTGTTTCGGTAATTTCAATGACAGGAATTACGACATCACTATCAATAACCTTCTCAGCTCGGAGATCATCCTTTTTTGAGCTGTTATCTGATGAGGAATCAGGTACCTTAATGGAGAATGCTACTGCTAATAATACAACAGCGGATAAAGCAATAATAATTAATTTATTCATATTATTTTTTTTGTTTGATTTTTTAATCGTCTGCTTGCTCATGATTTAATCCTTCCTCTTTTAATATTATACTTTTCTAATTGCTTAATGACATGAAGGTAATCCTCCACCTCCAGCAAAATAATCTGTAGGTCTGTATTCAGAAACTTCTTTCTTAATTGCTTCTTCATCTATATTATTAATATCATCAACGACTTTCACGTAACCATATAAGTTCGTATCTGAGGTACAGAAGTCAAAATCTCCATCAGGATACAATCTGATTGGATTTTCTCCTTCGTAAACTTCAAGTTGAGCTCCGTAGTATGGAAATACAAGTATATTATTTGGCAGAGTATCTACATTCTTTCCATTGATAGTCCATACTGTTTCTAAATCCTTTTGAACAACAATTACTGCAGAGGAAAATCCATTTTCATCAAAGGTTAATTCTACTGTTTGTCTATCATTAGTTACTTCGGCTATTGATAATTCGTCGGTTGGAATTTGATAATCAATTAAATTATCCACATTTTCAAGTCCATTATCTTCCGAATTAATTGTACTGCTATCCACGGCATTTAAATCATCAACTACAGTAATTTTACTTCGAATCATACCCATCCAACAGCTGAACGGAAAGGTTCCGCTGCTTGTAGGTGTAAATTCAATAACAGTGTCTCCTTCTGATAAATCCTGTTGAATATTAAATTTAGGAACTACAATACTGTTGTTACATCCGTTAATATCACCTGCTTCTGCCTGAATAATCCACTTTACAGGTACACCTTTTTGTACAACAATAGGTTCATAGCTACCTGGGTTAAGACCAGTTGTCACAGTTTGTACTCCGTCCTTAATCTTTGCTATATTAGAAGCCTGCGCCGTGCTGGTTACAGAAGGGAATATGGGCAATGTAAATCCGGAAAGAACCGCACCACTATTGAACATAAATACTCCTAAAGCTAGAACTAATACTGCACTTGCTTTCATCATCTTTCCGGTAAATTTCTTACTAAGGAGGGAACTTAATGCTCCAAAAGCAAACATTAATGGAAATGTTCCTACACTGAATAAAAACATAGAAAATGCGCCTTTAAGAGGATCTCCGGTTGACAGCGCATATAGCTGCATTGCTTGTAATGGTCCACAAGGCATAAGTCCATTTAGTAGTCCAATAAATAAAGGACTATTATTTTTTGCTCTTTGCTTGTAGATCTTTTTTGCAAATATTTTTGGCATTCTAGGGTTAAGCTTACGAAGCCAAGGAAATACATTAAGCATGTTTAATCCCATAATAACCATAAATACGCCTGCCAAAATTTGGACAATCCCCTTCATCGTACCGGAGAAACTGACCACTGAACCAAGTGCTCCTACAAGTCCACCCATCACGGTATAGGAAATAACTCTACCTAAGTTATATAGTAAACTTGGTCTCATGGCTGCAAATTTACTGGTTTTAACCGGATTGTTACTATCCTTTGCAGCGCATTGGGTAATGCATATGCCACCGCACATCGCCACACAATGTACAGAGGTAAGTAATCCGATTACAAACAGCATACCGTAGCCCATTCCCTCTTTCGCAATTGGGAAAGCGTTAAAAATATTCGTAAGTCCAAAACGTCTTACTATCGTGTATATAGTAAAAATAATAATCCCTATTCCAACGATATTCGTGATGTCCACTGATTTTTTTGTTTCTTCTTCCTGCGTTTCTCCTTCCTTTGTTTCTTTTTCACTGTTTTTGATATTGCTTTTTTTTTCTCTTTTCACATGATAATCATTTTCTTCAATCAATTCTTCAATTTTTTCCAATTCAATTTCATCTGGTTTGTAAGTTACGATTACTTTTCCTGACGAGTAACTGGCTCTTACATTTTCAATTCCTACTATACCTGTTAGGGCATGTTCTATTGTAGTTTCACAATGGGCACATGTCATATTGTCAATGTATAGAGTAGTTACTATAGCATTTGATGACATAAGTATCCTCCCTATTCTTACTTCCTTTCTATAATATCAATTGAATGTGGAGAGAATATGGAGAAGCTTAATTTCATAAAAAAATCACATTTCCTTGGGTAAAGTAACCGTATTTTGCATTAGTGGATTGAATGATTTGAATCTTCAATTGCTGCTGCACTATGATATAATCAGTAAAATGACGAAAATAGTTTGATAAAAGCTAATAATCGCTACTGTGAGAAGTACAATAATCAAAATGGCAGATGATAATTTTGTTATTAAGCTCTTCTTCAATTACTCACCTCCAAATTTGTAACCTACTCCATGTATTGTCTTAATATAAATTGGATTTTTTGGATCACTTTCAATTTTCTGTCTTAGGTTTTTAATATGGCTATCGATTGTTCTGTCATAACCCTCATAATTGCTTCCAAAAGCAGAAACTATTAATTCTTCGCGTGGAAAAACTTTATTCGGATGTTTTACTAAAGTTGAAAATATTTTATATTCATTGGGAGTCAGCTTTACCTCTACCGATTGCTTTGTGATAAATCTACTTTTAAAATCTACAGTCAAGTCTCAGCCATTAAATGTATTTTGAAGCGGAAGATTTTCATCGCAGGATCTGCGCATCACTGCTTCGAATCTGGCATATAAAGCTTTTAAACTGAAGGGCTTTGTAATATAGTCATCCGCTCCGTTTCCTAAGCCTTGAATCATATCATCTTCTTCTGATTTTGCTGTCAGCATGATGATTGGAACTCGAGATTTTTTCTTATAGCTTTGCACACCTCTTCACCTGACAACTCAGGAATCATTAAGTCTAACAGTATCATGGATATACTCTCTCGGTTAAATATCTCTAATGCTTTTCTTCCATTTTCAGCAGTAATTACAGAAAAACCCTTGCTTTCCAGAAAGGACTTTATAACACTTAAGATTTTTTCTTCATCATCTACAACCAAAATCCTTTTTGTTTGATTCATATTCCACCTCCCTGTTACTGATCCAACCCAGTAATAAAGTAATAACTCAGATATCACCATAGGCAACATATGAGTTATCGCTAATCATTTATTATTAATCTTATTATTTATCATTGCCTTCAAAGTCAAAAGGCTTTAACAATTTATCCACTTCAATATCGTTACCCTTCTCATCCATGGTTGGAACCTTTGCGAATACCCAACCTTCAACATTATTCGGGTCAACGCCTGCGTTGATGAAGACTTCCGGATTTAAAACAAATACAATGTCCTTATCATTCGTCGTCATGTCTTTCGCCCACTCGAGCATATTACCATTCTTTAAATCAACGCCAAAATGATCAAGTGCCATATGATAGGTGATATTATTACGATATAACTCTACAATCTTTTTATAGGAAGCCAAAGGTGTAATCTCTCCATTATAGGACAAGGCATCACTTCCGAAGTCTGTTCCAAGTATGAGCTTATCTCCTACCAAAATACCGTCAGACAGCTTACTAGTATCTAAACCTGCATCAATAAAGGGCTGTGCATCCAATTCCAAATATGCATCATATGTTGTTGTTTTACTAAAGTCCTGGCTCCAAACAAATCTGACAGCTCCATCGGGAGCTTCTAAGGACCATCCACCAAATGAAGTATCTTCATTAACGTTATCTCCAACTTCATTTAACACTGCATCAAAGGATTTAATGGATTGGTCACCAATCACGTCTAATTTGTTGCATGCTGTTAAACCTACCAGTGCTATTGCTGAGAATGCTGTCAATATTATTTTTTTTATCATCCTATTATTTTCCTTCTCCTATTCTTTACTTAGTTTTTATAGAAATATCAGAATAAAATGCTATTATTTTAGTGATATGCTTTAAATCTCTTTAGTCTTAAAGCGTTGGTTAATACCGAGACTGAACTGAAGGCCATAGCTGCTGCTGCAATAATCGGATTAAGTAGCGGACCGCCGAACAGGTAAAGGAGGCCTGCCGCAACAGGTATTCCGGCAGCATTGTAACCAAAGGCCCAGAACAAATTCTGTTTGATGTTACGGATTGTACTTTTACTTAAGTGAATTGCAGTTGGAACATCCATGAGGTCGCTTCTCATAAGAACAATATCTGCTGATTCCATCGCTACATCTGTACCGGAACCGATTGCAATACCGATATCTGCTTGTACCAGTGCTGGAGCATCATTAATTCCGTCCCCTACCATACATACCTTTTTACCTTCTGCTTGAAGCTTCTTCACCTCATTTGATTTATCCTGAGGAAGCACCTCCGCAAGTACTCGATCGATTCCTACTTGTTTTGCTATTGCCTCTGCAGTTTTCCTATTATCGCCTGTAATCATCGCAACCTCAATACCCA from Petrocella atlantisensis includes:
- a CDS encoding winged helix-turn-helix domain-containing protein, whose product is MTVDFKSRFITKQSVEVKLTPNEYKIFSTLVKHPNKVFPREELIVSAFGSNYEGYDRTIDSHIKNLRQKIESDPKNPIYIKTIHGVGYKFGGE
- a CDS encoding DUF2318 domain-containing protein produces the protein MSKQTIKKSNKKNNMNKLIIIALSAVVLLAVAFSIKVPDSSSDNSSKKDDLRAEKVIDSDVVIPVIEITETARFYPAKINGIELEALAVKAPDGSIRTAFNTCQVCYSSGRGYYVQEGDVLVCQNCGNRFAMDDVEVTRGGCNPVPITEEYKTVSDDSITISKDFLAEATVIFQNWK
- a CDS encoding response regulator transcription factor; the encoded protein is MKANNHKILLVDDEPKIVNAIKAYLENSNYIVSTAFDGEQALKLFDEVSPDLVVLDLMLPKITGEEICQTIRKKSRIPIIMLTAKIQENDIINGFNIGADDYLTKPFSPRELVVRVGSLLRRSSEGVSPLFNVMSWNNKDLEVDLNEIVVKKNGIDAKLTPNEFKLLSTLIKYPKKSFTREELIEIAFGYGYDGYERTIDSHIKNLRNKIEDDSASPKYIMTVRGIGYKFGGEGE
- a CDS encoding TIGR01906 family membrane protein, producing MKKPKATDILIGILFTLFIISLGVIATVNFRSLYYFDIDYLNIANDSGISKEIIIDNYNALIDYNSPFFQGDLKLPDLSSSLDGLQHFVDVKNIFTTFYYIAGITLILCGTIIIYKKVKKDYSYLLVSSIAVLLIPAMAAIASIINFDATFVVFHKIFFRNDFWLFDPSTDPVITILPDTFFLHSLIFLISFVFIGSLILFLISRYLKKREIK
- a CDS encoding urease accessory protein UreH domain-containing protein encodes the protein MSSNAIVTTLYIDNMTCAHCETTIEHALTGIVGIENVRASYSSGKVIVTYKPDEIELEKIEELIEENDYHVKREKKSNIKNSEKETKEGETQEEETKKSVDITNIVGIGIIIFTIYTIVRRFGLTNIFNAFPIAKEGMGYGMLFVIGLLTSVHCVAMCGGICITQCAAKDSNNPVKTSKFAAMRPSLLYNLGRVISYTVMGGLVGALGSVVSFSGTMKGIVQILAGVFMVIMGLNMLNVFPWLRKLNPRMPKIFAKKIYKQRAKNNSPLFIGLLNGLMPCGPLQAMQLYALSTGDPLKGAFSMFLFSVGTFPLMFAFGALSSLLSKKFTGKMMKASAVLVLALGVFMFNSGAVLSGFTLPIFPSVTSTAQASNIAKIKDGVQTVTTGLNPGSYEPIVVQKGVPVKWIIQAEAGDINGCNNSIVVPKFNIQQDLSEGDTVIEFTPTSSGTFPFSCWMGMIRSKITVVDDLNAVDSSTINSEDNGLENVDNLIDYQIPTDELSIAEVTNDRQTVELTFDENGFSSAVIVVQKDLETVWTINGKNVDTLPNNILVFPYYGAQLEVYEGENPIRLYPDGDFDFCTSDTNLYGYVKVVDDINNIDEEAIKKEVSEYRPTDYFAGGGGLPSCH
- a CDS encoding YVTN family beta-propeller repeat protein, with the translated sequence MKKIVIIFYSFLLIVFAASCTKNEGNGPEPTEIPQISPTTEPTSEDNNVDTGNIGNVESNDTGNDSTKVADYLVYSANEGSSSVSVIDTKTMKTIKDIPVGKGPHNVQATPDGKFVYVVEGKVASISAINTATNSVVNTINIGEGPSHIIFSPDSKLAYVSIGGMMEEEEKEEDVAETMVDMTEEEAGNVSVVNLENGEVKEILVGLMPHGLRMTPDNKYVLVANTDSDTVSVIDTATNKVTNTVEVGKKPVQVAPTADGKYVFVSLSGDNSVAVIELSSMKVTKTIPVGEAPIQLYATSDSKFVYVANNKSANISVIDTTSMSVVAEIPAGEEAHGVVISKDGKNVYVTNTGSDSVTIVDVATNKVIGTVTVGEEPNGITIVE